The DNA segment AGAAGAAactatcaaataaaatagaattcaCAAAAATCATATGtttacacaaatttaatttttatttttatttccgtTTTACTTCAAAATAAGTAACTCGTATAGAACGAGTTGTAGAATTAATCATATTGGCGATTTTCTTTAGAggttaacataaaaaaatattatattttagtttatataaaacttgcattaaaataaaaaaaaaaataaaaatgatttttatttattttagtaatatttgaaattattaaattaaaagataaaatCTTTAGTCGTTAATATTGTGGGGCGTATGAGCTTTCTAAGAATTAGAAAAGGAGTAAAACCTATATATATCGGAAACTCATTTCccgggatgtattggaatGGAGAACAGTGTCTAGCAGCTccttcctagtctcccagttatgagaccccctgccggtctaattacatttaatagaataatttgggatatcgactcctttgcgaaggtcaggtcgccaggtctcgatggactttcgccagcaatgctgcaagctaGCAAAAtcacgattgttccgtggctatcgggcatctattcggcgtgcctcgcatggggtcatatccccactctttggaggacctcgaaagtcattttcctgcccaaggcaGTCATGTGGTTCCTAATGACTTCCGGCCTATCACCCTGACCTCTTTCCTGCTAAAGACATTtgaaaagctacttgatttgcacatcagaagcaactcaatgcatctgttgtccccaaatcagcatgcgtacacaaagggcaagtccattAAGACAGCTCGCCATGCTTtagtagcctccatcgaaaaagcagaccactaTAAAGATTagccttgggtgcatttcttgacatttcaggcgccttcaataacgtcaccactgacgctattatgaagggccttacctcagtcaacacggcaccagcgatccacaggtgGGTCAACCACCTTCTTTGcgacaggcgggtggtggctacaTGGGacgatgcggccattacaaaggtagtgcgaggtggcactccccagagtggggttctctcgcctctcctttggaatttggtcgtaaatatCCTACTTCTAAAATTTACTAGACGggcccccaagttaattgcctatgccgacgacataagcattttgataactgggaaatgcccaaccacccttagttccgtaatggaacttactttgcgggaagttaacgcggacaaaacggaccttatcctcttcacgaagaggtataaggtacctgcgtggtcccccccaaaaataggctgcaccatactaaagccgagcctagcagtaaaatacctaggtgtggtcctggacagcaaactgtcatggaagcttaacgtgttagaaagggtgaagaaagCCACCAGAGCCTTGTACATGTCGAAAAAGATGCTAagttgcacttggggcctatctcctaatctaatgcggtggatatacatctcagttgttcgTCCTATCCTCACCTATGGTGTTatagtgtggtggcaggccacggaaaaaaggacgtacctatccatcatggaaaggacacagcgtcaagcgctactgtgtatcacaggcgctatcaggtcgacgccaactaaagccctcgaggtaatagctggcGTCGAACCGttaaacctatacgcgcaatccatagccgcaaaatcgtccctaaGGATTGCCGCAAGAGGCAATCTGGGTCTGttaggctatggtcacagcgccgTTGGTAGGGcgactagtagagacttggactatactatccccccttaccagtaccgaccatattaaaacaatattcttggaaccggactgctggcgggaagggttatgcattcccgaagccctcaacctcttcaccgacgggtcgaagatggatgatggtgtcggagcCGCCGTATACTGTCcagacccggtctccaaacattcctataaactcccagaccacTGCAACATtttccaggcggaagttttttgccattggcaaggctGCCGATTTGGCTCGGGGGTTACAGCGTAATCACAACtcaattaacatctttgttgacagccaggctgcaataagatcaatatactctgatgtggtcaagtccaaagttgtcctggacagcagaagagcaatagagtcgctgaacgcatctgcggacgtgcgtatctattggatcccaagccaccagggcatcgatggaaacgagatcgcagactctctcgccaaagagggagtgggACTCGATGCCGGTAACATGTGAaatgttccgatatccctgcgaactctaggcagaGAAATTGAGGTGtgctctagacttcagtgggacgctagctggcgcaatgccaactcgtgcaaaactgcaaggctgatgtgtgcctccactaacaaaaacttaaccaattTCGTCAttcagctttcaaggaaagactgcagactaatgctaggcattttaactaGTCACTGTCTGTAGGCTGTCCAAGCTGTAAAGCTGggtatcacgaacagtgatcagtgcaggaaatgcaacgagcccggggttaaggaaacactcgagcatcttctctgtagatgcccagcgttatcccgactccggttgaaataccttaatttgccgtgccacaacgatcttcgggacgtttcacggctacccccctaggatgctgctggcttttgccaaaaatgcatccatactgcgcgatttctgagacgtagataagctaccggtacagctacggacctccactggtctatgctttgccccgtacaggggcagccggtcctacctaaACCTATAAATCGGAGTAAAATACTGtaaattactaaattattttcgaatagatgtagtagtagtagtagtagcaGTAGTctaaaaaacaacttttagaAACGTAAATGTAAAGAGATGGTAAAGCGCACCGCTCTCTTAATTTGACATGCTGCTTTCGTTGGCCACTCTAGTTTGCTGCAgtttgaaaattgtaatttcgACCAATTGCCTAATGTATTTCGTTCGTACCGCTCCCGCTGCTGTAATTATTAGTGCTTTAATTGTCACTAGTTCCAAGAACATAACGTTTTGAACAATATACATAGAACAtattttaagtgaaatttgtggtgtttttatttgctacTCATagctatataaaatatgtgtcAAAAGAGCATCGCAAATTCAGTGTCAATTATTGACACAAGAATATCGGTTGTGaaagcatttttatgtttgccatcataaataaaatgcaatctTAAATATacgaatttaaatatatgtgtgaCGCCAACAGAATTAAAAGATGTGCTGGAATCCATAATTTGTGAGGATTTTATTCTGTGtgataattaattataatacatgTTAAATCTATGACttatagcctatttccactgcactcagttttttttacgtttttcaAAGTCCCGTTTCGTGGTTTCCATTGGCACGAACCGAAAAATATGGGTAACGGTAAATTTCTCAATATGGTCGCTCTGAAATCTCAGCtgttcaaatgtaaacacgaGTTGGCGAATTCAAAAAAAGGCATGCGcatttaaaaatggaaaattttcttaatttgcAAGATTTTGATGAGGATTTTGACGAAGTGGAGGGAAAATTAACGGAGTATAGAGTATAGGCCATTGCCAATAGTAAAGAAATCGCCATCAGTTTGGGCTTATGTACATAAGTAGATTTGCTAGCAGCAATggaatatttacataaatacatttactttttaccAACGGCAGGGGTGTTTTTGGGAGCGCGATGCTCCTGGAAACAGCAAATCATTTTGAAgataattttcgaattaataGGAAGGAGTTTGACACCCTAGTGGAGCGCCTTTGTGGATTGGTCAAAAAAGGCACTACATTTCACCTCCCATAACTCGAACAACATAGCCTCGTGGATGCCACTCCACGACATTGATGGCTTGCGAGTTTTTTGGctcatctaaaatataaaaatttgctttaaaaagcaaaataaaatttttatttttctattattatagCTTGGCGCTTTTAAATATCAGCTGTTTGTTTAGTGGTGAGctttttttcgttgtcatGTCGATAAAAATATTGCGTGATTACCCGAAAAGTGCGTTCGCTTTTTCTACGTAGCTCGCGAACGTAGAAAAACCGACTTTTTTCTTATGGGTTTTTACATGTGGCGAACGTAACATTCGGCCTGAACggaaaaaaaccaaagaaaaccaAGGTTTTGGGtgcagtggaaataggctattaCTTCTTACTGCGGTGACTTCCTCTAATTCTATACAAGATCGCGCACTTTTCAATTATCTGCTTAAATACTATACGGTTGACCATTGCAATAGTCACTCAATTACGACTTATCATTCATTGAACTATCGATTacaaaacactaaaaattactaattgaaattaaatctTATTTACATCGCTTCGCAACATATGTTTCTAATTCTATTTATGTTTAAAGCGATTTTGTGGCAATTTTCAtcgaaattaaacaaaacaagttaATTTCTTAGGTGCATCGAGTAGCTGGAACTAGTTTGGAACCAGTTAGACCAGAACCATCACAAATCAGAGCCCACTAGTGTTAAATAATGCACTTTGTGTTTTGGCGGaacatttaaagtttaaatactTGCTGAAAACAGGCAATTTCCTAATAGAAGACTTCCTTGAGGCACTCATCATATAATCCGAGTTATCTAAAAAACGACAGGCTCTAaagtcatttaaattattatagcTGTCAAACTCgcgttttttttaaataatgcaaataatataatgataaTATTTTCAAGGCACTCTTGAGCATTAGATGATTAAgctacatttaaatttatattaaattgtttgtctCGCATAAACAATGAATTTCGCaaatcatatacatacatatataattatgtgttcttatttaatacattcttttttagtttagttttcagCAATATTAAGTTTTAGTAATAGTTACCAAAATTACTAATTGAATTAAGCATAGTGGCAACTACCactatttataaaaagtagataattaatatattccCAAGTAAAATCACATAAGAAATTATCATAATATAGCGAAAATcccaaatacatttaattttacgATTATACGCTTTCTTTGACTTTGTCGAGAATGCATTCTCGACATTCCAATGGCGCGCATTGATGCGCTTTGGTGTAAGGCTTTGGCATCACGATCCTCatcatatgtattttaaaaagcaATATAACGTTTAGTAAAATTAGAAGCATTAATATTTTGGAATGAACGATTCACAGATTGAACTAGTTAAATATCTTTTGAAGATACTTCAAGGCggaaatggtatattttagtatacaaCCTCAGCTCATGATGGTatgtattgaaattaaaatagcGGTCACACTTGTCTTCAGAATACATCAAAGAAAATTTAgtaaacaacatttattgGAGGGAAATAATGTAATAAGTCGTATTTATCACCTTTTAAATCGTCAGACATTCGACATTTGTGAACTGTTTGACTGTAACAGAACTATAACCTGcaatcatttcttttaatacaGATTGTACGCCAGCGGCTTTTAAAATGAGCGTCGAGGACGAAGTGTTCcgaatccaaaaaaaaattggcaaaatatcgACAGCAAGCGATGGCGCGGTAAGAACACAATGTTTATACCATTAAAATTGtgtgaaatgttttttattgcaGGGACAAGAACAAGCACTCGATCTATTAAAGGCGCTGCAAACCTTAAATATTAATCTGGAAATATTGACAAAGACACGCATTGGAATGACTGTGAATGAATTGCGCAAAAGCAGCAAGGACGACGAGGTGATTGCACTGGCCAAGACACTCATCAAGAACTGGAAACGTTTCCTCGCAAGTCCGGCGCCAGGCACCCCCAAGGAGAGCTCTGCGAACAAGGATAACTCAAGCAGTGCACCGAAATCATCGAGTGCCTCCAAGTCGAATTTATCGTCAGGCAAGGAAAAATCtagcagcaccagcaactcAGCGAAGGAAAAACGTGAAGATAAGAAACCATCGTCATCATTAGCGCAAACATCATCTTTTCCATCGAGCGGCGGGATGACTGATGCCGTCCGCTTGAAGTGTCGCGAGATGCTAACGAATGCACTAAGGATTGGCGAAGTGCCTGAAGGTTGCGCTGAGCCGGAGGAAATGGCCGCCGAGTTGGAGGACGCCATTTATATGGAGTTCAAAAATACTGATATGAAGTACAAGAACCGCATTCGATCGCGCGTTGCAAATCTGAAAGATGTGAAGAATCCGGGACTTCGTGGCAATTTCATGTGCGGCGCCGTATCGGCAAAACAGTTAGCCAAGATGACACCTGAAGAGATGGCCAGCGATGAAATGAAGAAGCTGCGTGAGAAGTTTGTCAAAGAGGCCATCAACGATGCCCAACTCGCGACTGTCCAAGGCACTAAGACGGATTTGCTGAAATGTGGCAAGTGCAAAAAGCGCAACTGCACCTACAACCAGCTTCAAACGCGCTCCGCCGATGAACCTATGACCACGTTCGTCATGTGCAACGAGTGCGGCAACCGATGGAAATTTTGCTAAACGTCCTTTAATCCAACCAAAATAACCTTTAaacttaattcaaattattacatacatatacgcaAACCCATATACAGACACAGACATACAGATCCAATACCTTTTGTATTGAGGCGCATTCAATGACCacctaaaataaaaatgtcaataaaaaattattgaaagcgattttgcactttatttcTGGTAACGTTTTTAATATGTTGAAAGTCCGGTGTTGCCAACACATTTAATCTCATCTAACTGTAATATGCAACTAACGAGTAGATggaaaacattattattaaattaaatacatttattagcAGCAAATCACGAGAAATCTAATACAAGTTTTGACTAAAACCATTTATACAAAAGTTGCATTTGCTATAGAAatagaattataattttatgaggttattaaaaatgaagtcCCGTATGGTGTTGTTTTAGGTGCTTATGTTTATGTACACACAGCCacactacaaatattttatatggcTTTATCACACCTGCCTGTTTTGGTCACACTGGCAGCAGTGCAGAGTTTTTGCTTGCAACGATCTGTTGTGTTCGGCTTGCGTTCGgttattttgttataaagGTAACTCCAGatttaaaaaaggaaaaagtaCTTAAGCTATTTATCTATtagctaaataaaaacatatgtaTTAAACGTATATACATTTAACTTTTAACAGGCTGAAAGTgattaaagttaattaattgtaaatttaatgttttcttgTTAACCTGTTGAGCGTTGCACTCGATGGTGCGTGACCTATTTATGTAACCTGTTTTAAAGAATATACCgctttaactttaactaaaCTCCCATCCCAAGCAACAAGTTGGACTGGACTTTAGAGTGGGACTTGGGACTGGTAATGATGAGTAGAAGTGGACAAAgtgttaattgtttttactAGTTTATTGTTACTGACATTTCATTTtgagaattatttattattgagcGATGCCTTAAAGGTAAAAGCTCTTCCCCTTTACCTCTCTAGCTTAAgaatgaagaagaaaagagTGCATTCACCCTGTATTTCTGTGTGTATAACTAGAAAAGTGCGTcaaaaaattcacaaaaaaataatacaatatttaagaaaagccgtagttgtttgtttgttgaaaGCTTCTGCACTTGATTTTCCTAAAGATGTACTGCAAATGTGAGTATATGTACGTGTGGCTGAGACGTGGCTGCACTACGCCTAAGCCTCTGACCAAATTATGCTACGCTTCAGGTTTTGTTTGTCTAGAACGGTACTAACTTGCTCATACTCACATACGTACCTAGCCATACACAGATAGTGAACGAAAGAGTACATTCACATTTACACACATGCCGTGCGTACCTGTAAAAGAGCCCCTAAAAGAGAGAGCCGATTTCAAAGAGTCAGCTCACTTTGCAGCTACGAACGGCCAATGGGTGCCCCTCTCCttcgctctttctcttttcttctATATGCGCAGTCacttaatttcaattcacaGAAAAGCAGGCATCTCGCTCTCATGCTCTGCTTGAGCTTACACCGGGGTTAGAATTTCTATGCATAGCAGTGACAATAATAACACTTGTTTGGTCGGTTTGTTGCACAACGGGATACTTTGTAGGTTGCTGCGCAGCCTGGGGGAGAATAAAGAACCTTTTTTCGATTAACGTGCTTAAAAGCTCGGATCTGTatagttttgttgtttctgtcTGACTTGAAAACATCTTCACAAAATGtgcttattatttttgttgtgcagcTTTCGCGACTTTATACTATGAGCTGTGCGCGCAGCAAGCGTAGACTGCGACTTTCTGTTTGTTTggtgaaacttttttttttaaggtcGGCATTCGCACAATAAACTAAAAGTTAAAACTTATAACGCGGAATTGACGCGTTTGTTAGGAGATTTCAAAAGAGTTTATTGTAACTGATCTTTCTCTTATCTATTTCTGCACTTGCATAAGAAATGCTAAAAATGTCAAAGTGACAAACAGTCGTTCTTTACCTATGAGTATGTGTATGAAGATGCACATACAGGTGCAcattatatacatagtatgtgtatatttacataaaacgTATTGGACGTGGCAACCTCGAACGAACTTTCACTAATGACTGtgaacccacacacacacacgcacaataCATGCAGACGACGTACACATACCACTGCACGTGCGTTTTCCATACGTGCTAAAATGCTTCAGGGGATTGTAATACCTTTGACATCAGTCTTTAGCTTTAAACTTTATAGATTCTTGATGTTGCagttctgtttttgttttaaatgtaaattagcAAAATGGAACGTGTCTAAAATTGagaattttaaagaatttcacTCATTGATATTGGTAATTTactatttgttaatttttggtCATGATCAGCTGAGACCCCCTACACCAAAACTACAGAACTGATATCATTACCAACGCTAAGTGATAACGTTATTAAGCAAcaatcattttgaatatagcACAGGCATCAACAACCATTTGTACATTCTGCTACTGAGTCacatgtatacatacatatgtatgtgcatacttgtgtgtgtgcgtaaaattctctttctctctcccactctcacTCCCTGAGTGTGTGCGGATAGATgaattgtgtgtattttgatCGCCAGAGCGTAACCGAACCAGGtatatacaacatacatatgtatatgtttctgtatacatacatatgtacatactaaGTACAATCATTTAAAGCCGCCCAACATTTGTGTGCCGCTAAAATGCTTTGGATTTTCGTATGTCTGCTATTCCATACAatcagtgctgccaacttctATTAGTAGCCAAATGACAGAAATGGCTAAAAACTAGCTATTTTGCTAATGACTACCAAAAAACAATTGATGCGTTTTTACCACAATGAATATTTTGCATCACTAAGTTAactatatatctacatatgtatgtatgtgtacatatgataaaaataatgttatacATTAGGCTGCATCTTGATAATTCTGAGCTGTCGCATCCACgtaaaactatatatatatatttcaaattagctgattattgattttataaaaatccagaaaaacaataatcttctaaaattttaaatttaaatttcagtattctcagtaatttataattaaaaatagttagATTTTACATAAATAGCTAAATTGGCAACCCTGCAAGttagttgaatttaaatataaataaacatttcttaaaGTTCCTGTTAATTGTGTCATTTGTATCATAAtcattttatgtatgtatatattgcaaattacTAATTTGTTTgatatacaatacataaagtgccacatgccactttTAAATTATCGGATTGGTGCACAGACCTAGTACCATTTTTGGCCGAAAGTTTCTATCTCTAAACTCAGCGTTATTTTCACCGAAAATGTAATGaaagtaaatttttaatatgccattaaattgaatctcaaaaaaaaaaaaatttgaataacaaacgCAATACAGTTGTTGTCTTGTCGTCGTTTATTAAATGGCTAGTTCTGAAATCGAACGAAACGATGTCACAATGCAAAGTTTTGGCTAAGGTAttatgaaaagtgaaaatggGAGATTGCCTGGCCTTTTTTTGTATGTCGAAAAGTATGATTTTCTTTGATTCGGGTTTTGAGTTATATTTGGATTGTCGTCAAAACACTGAAGCtctataaaacaatttattgttgtttgaatTAACGAAAACGCTTTGAGTcgaatgttaaatatatacagaAAGGTAAATTTTAACACcttgacaaaaataaataaatattggcGACGACAGACACAAATTAGGAACAATGAcaacttataaaaaaaacttttaaattcttttaatttacgGTTAACTTCATCTTAATAGAATCTTATACTAAATCGGTGAAAtatagttaaatttaatatatttttcataatacaCCTGATATTTcttagttaattatttatttttagatgtcgctttcttacttgcttatAGCAGGTTTTAATCACTGTGATTCTTtgactttgttgttattcaatgttgttgttattctattTGCGTTTGCCAATTACCAAGAGTAATatgtttttctcttctttctcaCAGAAAACGGGCTGTGGTATTGGATGCCAGGACCAGGAACAGTAAATGAAGGACGACGAATATGGTCATAGTAACACGTGTAAGTTAATAGAATAAATACCTCAAGAAATCAGTGTTATTTGTTAGCGATGCTAGATCAATAAACAACACATCTGAACCGGAATTACGCATATACACGTACATAGACATTGCCTTGCCGGGCTTTGGTTGTGTTTAAGTTTTTGAGTTACGCTCAAGTGATTCTACACATTTTGTTGATGGCCATCGTTAAACGCCCATGGTAACTCCATGGCTCGTAAAGTgtaatgttaaatttaaagcacTTCAATAATTTGTACAGGGTGACTACATCTGGATAGAACCCGCATCTGGGCGAGAATTCGATGTGGCCATTGGAGCACGTGTCATATCCGCAGAGGGCCGTCGCATACAAGTGCGAGACGATGATGGCGACGAAGTTTGGCTTGCGCCAGAGCGTCGAATCAAAGCAATGCACGCCTCATCTGTACAGGGTGTCGAGGATATGATATCCTTGGGCGATCTGCATGAAGCTGGAATACTGCGAAATCTGCTTATACGCTACAAAGAGAATCTAATATACGTAAGACGATAGTATCTATTAATTGACATAAAATTAGTActaatcaattaatttttttttttagacttACACTGGCTCCATTTTGGTCGCTGTCAATCCGTATCAGATACTACCCATCTACACGGGGGATCAGATTAAGCTGTATAAGGAACGCAAAATTGGCGAATTGCCGCCTCACATTTTCGCAATTGGAGACAATGCCTATGCACATATGAAACGCTATCGCCAGGACCAGTGTATAGTAATCTCTGGTGAATCCGGTGCTGGCAAAACAGAGAGCACAAAACTGATATTACAATACCTGGCTGCAATAAGCGGAAAGCACTCGTGGATTGAACAGCAGATACTAGAGGCAAATCCTATACTTGAAGCTTTTGGAAATGCTAAAACAATACGCAACGATAATTCTTCAAGGTCAGCGGTTTGATGGTCATATCAATGCTCTTTTAACTGATccttatttattaaatcaatttaggTTCGGAAAATATATTGACATCCATTTTAGCGCAAACGGAGTTATTGAGGGGGCTAAGATCGAACAATATTTGTTGGAAAAATCGCGCATTGTATCGCAGAATCACAGCGAACGTAATTATCATGTGTTCTACTGTATATTGGCGGGTCTGTCCAGTGATGAGAAGAGCCGTTTGGATCTGGGCGTGGCGTCCGACTATAAGTGAGCTCAAGTAATTCGCATACTGTAATTTACGTGATTAAAGTATTCTATTGTTGCAGATATTTAACTGGGGGTAACAGCATTACCTGTGAGGGACGTGATGATACTGCTGAGTTCTCAGATATAAGATCTGCAATGAAAGTACTACTTTTTTCGGATCAGGAGATCTGGGAGATAATTAAACTGCTGGCCGCGTTACTGCATTGTGGAAACATCAAATATAAGGCAACAGTTGTCGATAATCTAGATGCAACAGAAATACCTGAACACATAAATGTTGAACGTGTTGCCGGACTACTTGGACTTCCAATACAACCGTTGATCGATGCTTTAACTCGACGCACTTTGTTCGCTCATGGCGAAACTGTCATCTCGACTCTGTCCCGTGATCAGTCGGTTGATGTGCGCGATGCCTTTGTAAAAGGCATCTATGGGCGCCTATTTGTGCATATTGTGCGCAAGATCAATACGGCCATATTTAAACCGAGAGCCACATCGCGCAATGCTATCGGTGTGTTGGACATATTTGGATTCGAAAACTTCGATCAAAACAGTTTCGAACAGTTTTGCATCAATTATGCGAACGAAAATTTACAGCAGTTCTTTGTGCAGCATATTTTCAAGTTAGAACAAGAGGAATATAATCATGAAGCTATTAACTGGCAACATATTGAGTTCGTGGACAATCAGGACGCATTAGATTTAATTGCTATAAAACAGTTAAACATTATGGCTCTGATCGATGAGGAGGCTAGGTTCCCCAAAGGCACTGATCAAACGATGCTCGCAAAGTTACACAAGACGCATGGAGCCCATAAGAACTATCTGAAACCGAAGTCGGATATCAATACAAGCTTTGGTCTCAATCATTTTGCTGGTGTTGTGTTTTATGACACACGCGGTTTTCTGGACAAGAATCGAGACACTTTCAGCCCTGATCTCTTGCACTTAGTTAGCCAGAGCGGAAACAAGTTCTTACGTCAAATCTTTGCGCAGGATATTGAAATGGGTGCGGAAACTCGAAAACGCACGCCAACACTTTCCACACAATTCCGGAAGAGTCTTGACGCGCTCATGAAGACACTTAGCAGTTGCCAGCCGTTCTTTATTCGCTGTATTAAGCCCAACGAGCTGAAGAAACCCATGATGTTTGATCGAGGTCTCTGCTGCCGTCAACTTCGATACTCCGGCATGATGGAGACGATTCGAATACGTAGAGCTGGTTATCCTATAAGGCATGGATTCAGGGAATTTGTGGAACGCTATCGTTTTCTTATACCGGGCGTGCCGCCAGCACACCGAACAGACTGTCAGGCAGCTACGTCGCGCATTTGCTCCATGGTTCTGGGCAAGTCCGACTATC comes from the Drosophila sulfurigaster albostrigata strain 15112-1811.04 chromosome 2L, ASM2355843v2, whole genome shotgun sequence genome and includes:
- the LOC133850221 gene encoding transcription elongation factor S-II — its product is MSVEDEVFRIQKKIGKISTASDGAGQEQALDLLKALQTLNINLEILTKTRIGMTVNELRKSSKDDEVIALAKTLIKNWKRFLASPAPGTPKESSANKDNSSSAPKSSSASKSNLSSGKEKSSSTSNSAKEKREDKKPSSSLAQTSSFPSSGGMTDAVRLKCREMLTNALRIGEVPEGCAEPEEMAAELEDAIYMEFKNTDMKYKNRIRSRVANLKDVKNPGLRGNFMCGAVSAKQLAKMTPEEMASDEMKKLREKFVKEAINDAQLATVQGTKTDLLKCGKCKKRNCTYNQLQTRSADEPMTTFVMCNECGNRWKFC